In Planctomycetota bacterium, a single window of DNA contains:
- a CDS encoding cellulase family glycosylhydrolase: MDESGDRVVLQGCNIGNWFLLEMWMLTIDHGQFADQYDFENNLARRFGEDEKDRLMEVYRENWMTPRDFENIRSFGFNVIRLPFNYRLLENDDAPGVVKPNGFAWLDRAIDMAEDAGLYVILDMHGVPGGQSVDHPTGRVEQNKLWDGPVYADRTAALWKKIAERYRDRSSVAGYDVINEPYGDWGATDVRPKLRTIFEQIYHAIREVDERHIVFAPAPLWGGLGFYGNPHDNRWTNVAFTEHHYPGLFGDTPSMATHANFIYRVLPEKQAFLEEVQTPMFIGEWNPVFENLGGGDLMRRYFDEYGQRGWAATIWSYKILHPEGGVIDDNWYMVSNAGPLNSPNFETASKKEIEAYFKSFATMEYVVDEPMRLALTREDRVDLDLPVPPPPMTEAPHTDPIPGWTATDIGGAISGGQRRDGQREITIYGGGQDIWNDADAFRLVWREFEGDFTVTATVNSLRDTHRYAKAGLMARAGLEPGAAHVLVHANPNGHVAGSRRAQPGALMTEDSVDNHAWPIRLRLTRRGDAFTTEYATNDTEWHPLGEPSVVPAIGKRCLIGMAVLSHVRGELTEARFSEIYVGISP; encoded by the coding sequence GTGGATGAATCGGGAGACCGCGTGGTCCTCCAGGGCTGCAATATCGGCAACTGGTTCTTGCTCGAGATGTGGATGCTGACCATCGATCACGGTCAGTTCGCCGACCAGTACGACTTTGAGAACAACCTCGCCCGGCGATTCGGAGAAGACGAGAAGGACCGCCTGATGGAGGTCTACCGAGAGAACTGGATGACGCCGCGCGACTTCGAGAACATCCGGTCGTTCGGCTTCAACGTCATCCGTTTGCCGTTCAACTACCGGCTACTCGAGAACGACGACGCGCCAGGCGTGGTTAAGCCCAATGGATTTGCTTGGCTGGATCGTGCGATCGACATGGCGGAAGACGCCGGGCTGTACGTGATCCTGGACATGCACGGGGTCCCGGGCGGGCAGAGCGTCGACCACCCAACCGGCCGAGTCGAACAGAACAAGCTCTGGGACGGGCCGGTTTACGCCGATCGCACGGCCGCGTTGTGGAAGAAGATCGCGGAGCGCTACCGCGATCGCAGCAGCGTCGCGGGCTACGACGTGATCAACGAGCCGTACGGCGACTGGGGCGCGACCGACGTTCGGCCGAAGCTGCGTACGATCTTCGAACAGATCTACCACGCCATCCGCGAAGTCGACGAGCGTCACATCGTCTTCGCGCCCGCGCCACTGTGGGGTGGTTTGGGTTTTTACGGCAACCCGCACGACAACCGTTGGACTAACGTCGCGTTCACGGAGCACCACTACCCCGGACTCTTCGGCGATACGCCAAGCATGGCGACCCACGCCAACTTTATCTATCGCGTCTTGCCCGAGAAGCAGGCGTTTTTGGAAGAAGTGCAGACTCCGATGTTCATCGGCGAATGGAATCCGGTCTTCGAGAACCTCGGCGGCGGCGATCTGATGCGCCGTTACTTCGACGAGTATGGCCAACGCGGCTGGGCTGCCACTATCTGGTCGTACAAGATTCTGCACCCCGAAGGCGGCGTCATCGACGACAACTGGTACATGGTCAGCAACGCCGGGCCGCTGAACAGTCCGAACTTTGAAACTGCGTCCAAGAAAGAGATTGAGGCGTACTTCAAGAGTTTCGCCACGATGGAATATGTCGTCGATGAGCCGATGCGATTGGCGTTGACACGCGAAGACCGGGTCGATCTGGACCTGCCCGTGCCGCCGCCGCCGATGACCGAAGCGCCCCATACAGACCCGATCCCGGGCTGGACCGCGACCGACATCGGCGGCGCTATCTCCGGCGGTCAACGCCGCGACGGGCAGAGGGAGATCACCATCTATGGCGGCGGGCAAGACATCTGGAACGATGCGGACGCGTTCCGGCTGGTTTGGCGCGAGTTCGAAGGCGACTTCACCGTCACCGCGACCGTCAACAGCCTGCGGGACACGCACCGATACGCCAAGGCGGGCTTGATGGCCCGCGCCGGCCTTGAGCCTGGGGCGGCGCACGTGCTGGTCCACGCCAATCCGAACGGCCATGTTGCCGGATCGCGTCGCGCTCAGCCCGGCGCGTTGATGACGGAGGACTCCGTTGACAACCACGCCTGGCCGATCCGACTGCGCCTCACGCGGCGCGGCGACGCGTTCACCACCGAGTACGCCACCAATGACACCGAGTGGCATCCGCTCGGCGAGCCCAGCGTGGTCCCCGCGATCGGTAAGCGCTGCCTGATCGGCATGGCGGTGCTCAGCCACGTACGCGGCGAGTTGACCGAGGCACGGTTTTCCGAGATTTATGTAGGTATCTCACCGTGA